One window of Nocardioides dongkuii genomic DNA carries:
- a CDS encoding TlpA family protein disulfide reductase, with the protein MTRLRAVAGALLTGALLTATAACSSLEGTGDGGYIEGDGRVTQIDPGDRADPIELTGETLDGEPVDLADLRGEVVVMNTWGAWCGACHGEMPDLVGAAEELGDRARFLGINTRDPSREAARSFERRYDVEYPSVDASSDPAVLLAFTGVFSPKATPTTVVLDQDGRVAAVVNGPVPSTLTLVQVVEDVLAEDA; encoded by the coding sequence ATGACCCGCCTCCGCGCCGTCGCCGGCGCCCTGCTCACCGGTGCCCTGCTCACGGCCACCGCGGCCTGCTCCTCCCTGGAGGGCACGGGCGACGGCGGCTACATCGAGGGCGACGGGCGGGTCACCCAGATCGACCCCGGCGACCGGGCCGACCCGATCGAGCTGACGGGGGAGACCCTGGACGGCGAGCCGGTCGACCTCGCGGACCTGCGCGGCGAGGTCGTCGTGATGAACACCTGGGGCGCCTGGTGCGGGGCCTGCCACGGCGAGATGCCCGACCTGGTCGGGGCGGCCGAGGAGCTCGGCGACCGGGCGAGGTTCCTCGGCATCAACACCCGCGACCCCAGCCGGGAGGCGGCGCGGTCCTTCGAGCGGCGCTACGACGTGGAGTACCCGTCGGTGGACGCTTCGTCGGACCCCGCCGTGCTGCTCGCCTTCACCGGCGTCTTCAGCCCCAAGGCGACCCCCACCACCGTCGTGCTCGACCAGGACGGCCGGGTGGCGGCCGTGGTGAACGGGCCGGTCCCCTCGACGCTCACGCTGGTCCAGGTGGTCGAGGACGTCCTCGCCGAGGACGCGTGA
- a CDS encoding cytochrome c biogenesis CcdA family protein: MGDWFGQTAGSGSLVLAIPVALLAGLVSFFSPCVIPLLPAYFSYATGLSGADLATGEVKRGRMVAGSVLFVLGFGVVFVLLGVASGSLATWLVVNTQTLNVVLGVLAIVMGLVFIGLVPLLQRDLRFHRVPAVGLAAAPVLGFLFGLGWQPCIGPTLGVITTLAYAEGTAARGGLLMAFYALGLGLPFILAGLFWQRALGALGFVRRHQQWVTRAGGLMLVIVGVLLVTGWWDHAVTWLQLHLVSDFEVGV; this comes from the coding sequence ATGGGTGACTGGTTCGGCCAGACGGCCGGCTCGGGCTCGCTGGTGCTCGCGATCCCCGTGGCCCTGCTCGCGGGCCTCGTCTCGTTCTTCTCGCCGTGCGTGATCCCGCTGCTCCCGGCGTACTTCTCCTACGCCACCGGCCTCTCCGGCGCCGACCTGGCCACCGGCGAGGTCAAGCGCGGCCGGATGGTCGCCGGCTCGGTGCTGTTCGTCCTCGGCTTCGGCGTGGTGTTCGTGCTGCTGGGCGTCGCGAGCGGGTCGCTGGCCACCTGGCTGGTGGTCAACACCCAGACCCTGAACGTCGTGCTCGGCGTCCTGGCGATCGTCATGGGCCTGGTCTTCATCGGCCTGGTCCCGCTGCTCCAGCGCGACCTGCGCTTCCACCGGGTCCCGGCGGTCGGGCTCGCGGCGGCCCCGGTGCTCGGGTTCCTGTTCGGGCTCGGCTGGCAGCCGTGCATCGGCCCCACGCTGGGGGTGATCACCACGCTGGCGTACGCCGAGGGCACCGCCGCGCGGGGCGGGCTGCTGATGGCCTTCTACGCCCTCGGGCTGGGCCTGCCCTTCATCCTGGCTGGGCTCTTCTGGCAGCGGGCCCTCGGCGCGCTCGGGTTCGTCCGCCGCCACCAGCAGTGGGTCACCCGCGCCGGCGGCCTGATGCTGGTGATCGTCGGCGTGCTGCTGGTCACCGGCTGGTGGGACCATGCCGTCACCTGGCTGCAGCTGCACCTGGTCAGCGACTTCGAGGTGGGCGTGTGA
- a CDS encoding histidine phosphatase family protein, protein MSATPDTIVHLLRHGEVYNPGGVLYGRRDGFHLSKLGNQMAERVAATIGDRDITHIVSSPLERAQETGRPLAARRGLEIVTDERVIESTTVFEGMSFGEGAMTLVKRPRLWWHLRNPLGPSWGEPYKQIVARMMAAVEDARAAAVGHEAVVVSHQLPIWTTRLHVEGRSFLHDPRSRQCTLCSLTSLHFVGDRLAQVSYSEPAGDLIPAGDKRAPFSAGGAPEEERP, encoded by the coding sequence ATGAGCGCCACCCCCGACACGATCGTCCACCTGCTGCGCCACGGGGAGGTGTACAACCCCGGCGGCGTGCTCTACGGCCGCCGGGACGGCTTCCACCTCTCCAAGCTGGGCAACCAGATGGCCGAGCGGGTCGCTGCGACGATCGGGGACCGCGACATCACCCACATCGTCTCCTCGCCGCTCGAGCGCGCGCAGGAGACCGGCCGGCCGCTGGCCGCGCGGCGCGGGCTCGAGATCGTCACCGACGAGCGGGTCATCGAGTCGACCACGGTCTTCGAGGGGATGAGCTTCGGCGAGGGCGCGATGACGCTGGTCAAGCGGCCCCGGCTGTGGTGGCACCTGCGCAACCCGCTCGGCCCGTCGTGGGGCGAGCCGTACAAGCAGATCGTGGCCCGGATGATGGCCGCCGTGGAGGACGCCCGCGCCGCCGCCGTCGGCCACGAGGCGGTGGTGGTCTCCCACCAGCTGCCGATCTGGACGACCCGGCTGCACGTCGAGGGCCGCTCGTTCCTGCACGACCCCCGCAGCCGCCAGTGCACCCTGTGCTCGCTGACCTCCCTGCACTTCGTCGGCGACCGGCTGGCCCAGGTGTCCTACTCCGAGCCGGCGGGCGACCTGATCCCCGCGGGCGACAAGCGTGCGCCGTTCTCGGCCGGCGGGGCTCCCGAGGAGGAGCGTCCCTGA
- a CDS encoding DUF4229 domain-containing protein codes for MKEFWIYTLLRLALFAGAFAIVFSAWLLIAGEANILICVIVAFLVSGVGSYFLLERPRRAFAVRVEERAARASARFEEKRAREDVD; via the coding sequence GTGAAGGAGTTCTGGATCTACACCCTCTTGCGCCTCGCGCTGTTCGCCGGCGCGTTCGCGATCGTGTTCTCGGCCTGGCTGCTGATCGCCGGCGAGGCGAACATCCTGATCTGCGTGATCGTGGCGTTCCTGGTCAGCGGCGTCGGCTCCTACTTCCTGCTCGAGCGGCCGCGGCGCGCGTTCGCCGTGCGGGTCGAGGAGCGGGCGGCGCGGGCCTCCGCCCGCTTCGAGGAGAAGCGGGCCAGGGAGGACGTGGACTGA
- the ccsB gene encoding c-type cytochrome biogenesis protein CcsB: MSDASWETLSNQAVAVCGVVYFLALLSHLVEWSALRKLPVSVGSITAPARSGAGGAGGVAVAERGPDAEGDIDEDAERRTNLFGRLGLLLTIIAVAVHLVALVGRGMAADPNRVPWGNMYEFTLSGTFFLAAFYLALYRRFSLAWMAPIVTGLVLVLLMVDVIWLHEEVAPLTEALNSPWLVIHVVSAVIATGAFTLGGIGSVLYLLKERAERRGTSGGYLARVPAPAVLDRVSYRMHAFAFPVWTFAVLITGPIWAHQAWASYWNWDPKEVWAFITWVVYAGYLHARATAGWKGRNAAILALVGLATLWFNFVGINFFSSTSQHSYAEGAGVTHVESTRL, encoded by the coding sequence GTGAGCGACGCGTCGTGGGAGACCCTGAGCAACCAGGCCGTGGCGGTCTGCGGGGTCGTCTACTTCCTGGCCCTGCTCAGCCACCTGGTGGAGTGGTCCGCGCTCCGCAAGCTGCCGGTCTCGGTCGGCTCGATCACCGCCCCGGCGCGCTCCGGAGCCGGTGGCGCCGGCGGCGTCGCGGTGGCCGAGCGCGGGCCCGACGCCGAGGGCGACATCGACGAGGACGCCGAGCGGCGTACGAACCTCTTCGGCCGGCTGGGCCTGCTGCTGACGATCATCGCCGTCGCGGTGCACCTGGTCGCGCTGGTCGGTCGCGGGATGGCCGCCGACCCGAACCGGGTGCCCTGGGGCAACATGTACGAGTTCACGCTCTCCGGGACGTTCTTCCTCGCGGCGTTCTACCTCGCGCTGTACCGCCGGTTCTCGCTGGCCTGGATGGCCCCGATCGTCACCGGCCTGGTCCTGGTGCTGCTGATGGTCGACGTGATCTGGCTGCACGAGGAGGTCGCGCCCCTCACCGAGGCGCTGAACTCGCCCTGGCTGGTCATCCACGTCGTCTCCGCCGTCATCGCGACCGGCGCGTTCACCCTCGGCGGCATCGGCTCGGTGCTCTACCTGCTCAAGGAGCGCGCCGAGCGCCGCGGCACCTCCGGCGGCTACCTGGCCCGCGTCCCCGCACCGGCCGTCCTCGACCGGGTCTCCTACCGGATGCACGCCTTCGCGTTCCCGGTGTGGACCTTCGCGGTCCTCATCACCGGCCCGATCTGGGCGCACCAGGCGTGGGCGTCGTACTGGAACTGGGACCCCAAGGAGGTCTGGGCGTTCATCACCTGGGTCGTGTACGCCGGCTACCTGCACGCCCGCGCGACCGCGGGCTGGAAGGGCCGCAACGCCGCGATCCTGGCGCTCGTCGGTCTCGCCACCTTGTGGTTCAACTTCGTCGGGATCAACTTCTTCTCCTCGACCAGCCAGCACTCGTACGCCGAGGGCGCGGGCGTGACGCACGTGGAGTCGACCCGGCTCTGA
- a CDS encoding 1,4-dihydroxy-2-naphthoate polyprenyltransferase, with product MTAARDWVAGARPRTLPAAVSPVLAGTGVAAYAGAWDDASDVWWRALLALVVSLALQVGVNYANDYSDGVRGTDDARVGPMRLVGSGAATPGAVKRAAFLAFGVAAVAGLVLAATTAWWLLAVGAVSVLAAWYYTGGSRPYGYLGLGEVMVFVFFGLVAVLGTTYVQTQTWEPAALWAAIGVGALACAILVVNNLRDIPTDTAVGKRTLAVVLGDRSTRLLYAALVATAAVAVVGVAAVTTWCVLVGLLFLVLAAPGLRTVLGGATGPGLIPVLQHTGTAELAWAALVAGALVVCG from the coding sequence GTGACAGCTGCACGCGACTGGGTCGCCGGCGCCCGACCCCGCACCCTCCCCGCGGCGGTCTCGCCGGTCCTCGCCGGCACCGGCGTCGCGGCGTACGCCGGGGCCTGGGACGACGCCTCGGACGTGTGGTGGCGGGCGCTGCTCGCGCTCGTCGTCAGCCTGGCCCTGCAGGTCGGGGTGAACTACGCCAACGACTACTCCGACGGCGTCCGCGGCACCGACGACGCGCGGGTGGGCCCGATGCGGCTGGTCGGCTCCGGTGCGGCCACGCCGGGCGCGGTGAAGCGCGCCGCGTTCCTCGCCTTCGGCGTCGCGGCGGTCGCCGGGCTGGTCCTGGCCGCCACCACGGCGTGGTGGCTGCTCGCCGTCGGGGCGGTCTCGGTACTGGCGGCCTGGTACTACACCGGCGGCTCGCGCCCCTACGGCTACCTCGGCCTCGGCGAGGTCATGGTGTTCGTCTTCTTCGGGCTGGTCGCGGTCCTCGGCACGACGTACGTGCAGACCCAGACCTGGGAGCCCGCCGCGCTGTGGGCGGCGATCGGCGTCGGCGCGCTCGCCTGCGCGATCCTCGTGGTCAACAACCTGCGCGACATCCCCACCGACACCGCGGTCGGCAAGCGCACCCTCGCGGTCGTGCTGGGCGACCGCTCCACCCGGCTGCTGTACGCCGCGCTGGTCGCGACCGCCGCGGTGGCCGTCGTGGGCGTCGCGGCGGTGACGACCTGGTGCGTGCTGGTCGGGCTGCTCTTCCTCGTGCTCGCCGCGCCGGGCCTGCGCACGGTGCTGGGCGGCGCGACCGGCCCCGGGCTGATCCCGGTGCTGCAGCACACCGGCACCGCCGAGCTGGCCTGGGCCGCCCTGGTCGCGGGCGCGCTGGTCGTCTGCGGCTGA
- the resB gene encoding cytochrome c biogenesis protein ResB, with protein MSTDLSPQEPQQEPQQESRQESRQGGELTVGELLRWTWRQLTSMRTALILLLVLALAAVPGSVIPQQGVDALKTTQWQERHPDLTPVYERLGLFDVYDTPWFAAIYVLLMISLIGCIIPRTLVYLRAIKAPPPRAPRNLTRLPDHASYRTDEDADAVLARAREVLRGRRYRVRPPDDGDAAVSSERGYLREVGNLVFHLSVIVVLVGFAVGGLFGYKGGVILPVGTPFSNTLTQYDDFVPGDLFTGEDMEPFCFTVDDFDVEWLKDGPRAGMSQGFSADTRYQEDCTGADATEEQRYDLRVNHPLAIGDTEVFLIGHGYAPVITVRDGEGEVAYTGPTVFLPQDQTLFSFGVVKATGARPVQVGLEGVFYPTFVNVEGDPANLMGELNNPLLSLLVYAGDLGLDGGAQSVYVLDKDNAEQVMTSDGKPLRLDLQEGETAELPDGLGSVTFEGVEEWNRLQISRTPGKLVALAGVVLALIGLLGSLFIRPRRVWVRARRVDGGTLVEVAALDRSGGGDVTTEIDEVVAALRGDTSSSTRDEEST; from the coding sequence GTGAGCACCGATCTGTCCCCGCAGGAGCCCCAGCAGGAGCCCCAGCAGGAGTCCCGGCAGGAGTCCCGGCAGGGGGGCGAGCTCACGGTCGGCGAGCTGCTGCGCTGGACCTGGCGCCAGCTGACCTCGATGCGCACCGCGCTGATCCTGCTGCTCGTGCTGGCGCTCGCCGCCGTGCCCGGGTCGGTGATCCCGCAGCAGGGGGTCGACGCGCTGAAGACCACCCAGTGGCAGGAGCGGCACCCCGACCTGACGCCGGTCTACGAGCGGCTCGGCCTCTTCGACGTCTACGACACCCCGTGGTTCGCCGCGATCTACGTGCTGCTGATGATCTCCCTCATCGGCTGCATCATCCCGCGGACCCTGGTCTACCTCCGCGCCATCAAGGCCCCGCCGCCCCGGGCCCCCCGCAACCTGACCCGGCTCCCGGACCACGCGTCGTACCGCACCGACGAGGACGCCGACGCCGTCCTGGCGCGCGCCCGCGAGGTGCTGCGCGGTCGGCGCTACCGGGTGCGCCCGCCCGACGACGGCGACGCGGCGGTCAGCAGCGAGCGCGGCTACCTGCGCGAGGTCGGCAACCTGGTCTTCCACCTCTCGGTGATCGTGGTGCTGGTCGGCTTCGCCGTCGGCGGCCTGTTCGGCTACAAGGGCGGCGTCATCCTGCCCGTCGGCACGCCGTTCTCGAACACCCTGACCCAGTACGACGACTTCGTCCCCGGCGACCTGTTCACCGGCGAGGACATGGAGCCGTTCTGCTTCACCGTCGACGACTTCGACGTCGAGTGGCTCAAGGACGGGCCGCGCGCCGGGATGTCCCAGGGCTTCAGCGCCGACACCCGCTACCAGGAGGACTGCACCGGCGCCGACGCGACCGAGGAGCAGCGCTACGACCTGCGGGTCAACCACCCGCTGGCCATCGGCGACACCGAGGTGTTCCTCATCGGCCACGGCTACGCGCCGGTGATCACCGTCCGCGACGGCGAGGGCGAGGTCGCCTACACCGGCCCGACGGTGTTCCTGCCGCAGGACCAGACCCTGTTCTCCTTCGGCGTGGTCAAGGCGACCGGCGCGCGCCCGGTGCAGGTCGGGCTCGAGGGCGTCTTCTACCCGACGTTCGTCAACGTCGAGGGCGACCCCGCCAACCTGATGGGCGAGCTGAACAACCCGCTGCTCTCGCTGCTGGTGTACGCCGGCGACCTCGGCCTCGACGGCGGCGCCCAGTCGGTCTACGTCCTGGACAAGGACAACGCCGAGCAGGTGATGACCTCCGACGGGAAGCCGCTGCGCCTGGACCTCCAGGAGGGCGAGACGGCCGAGCTGCCCGACGGGCTCGGGAGCGTCACCTTCGAGGGCGTCGAGGAGTGGAACCGGCTGCAGATCAGCCGCACGCCCGGGAAGCTGGTCGCGCTGGCCGGCGTCGTGCTCGCGCTCATCGGGCTGCTCGGCTCGCTGTTCATCCGGCCGCGACGGGTCTGGGTTCGTGCCCGGCGGGTCGACGGGGGGACACTGGTGGAGGTGGCCGCGCTGGACCGCTCCGGCGGCGGCGACGTCACCACCGAGATCGACGAGGTGGTCGCCGCGCTGCGCGGTGACACCTCGAGCAGCACACGAGACGAGGAGAGCACGTGA